A DNA window from Piliocolobus tephrosceles isolate RC106 chromosome 9, ASM277652v3, whole genome shotgun sequence contains the following coding sequences:
- the ZWINT gene encoding ZW10 interactor isoform X3 produces the protein MEAAETEAEAAALEVLTEVAGILEPVGLQEEAELPAKILVEFVVDSQKKDKLLCSQLQVVDFLQNILAQEDTAKGLDPLASEDTSRQKAIAAKEQWKELKATYREHVEAIKIGLTKALTQMEEAQRKRTQLQEAFEQLQAKKQVAMEKRRAAQNQWQLQQEKHLQHLAKVSAEGKLLFPEAEAQAENLPDDKPQQLTRPQEQSTGDTMGRDAGVSFKASDFPHHPQPSFQERL, from the exons ATGGAGGCGGCggagacagaggcagaagctgcagccCTAGA GGTCCTGACTGAGGTGGCAGGCATCCTGGAACCTGTAGGCCTGCAGGAGGAGGCAGAACTGCCAGCCAAGATCCTGGTTGAGTTTGTGGTG GACTCCCAGAAGAAAGATAAGCTGCTCTGCAGCCAGCTTCAGGTAGTGGACTTCCTGCAGAACATCCTGGCTCAGGAGGACACTGCTAAGGGTCTGGACCCCTTGGCTTCTGAAGACACGAGCC GACAGAAGGCAATTGCAGCTAAGGAACAATGGAAAGAGCTGAAGGCCACTTACAGGGAGCATGTAGAGGCCATCAAAATTGGCCTCACCAAGGCCCTGACTCAGATGGAGGAAGCCCAGAGGAAGCGGACACAACTCCAGGAAGCCTTTGAGCAGCTCCAGGCCAAG AAACAAGTGGCCATGGAGAAACGCAGAGCAGCCCAGAACCAGTGGCAGCTACAACAG GAGAAGCATCTGCAGCATCTGGCAAAGGTTTCTGCAGAG GGTAAGCTGTTGTTCCCTGAGGCTGAAGCTCAAGCAGAGAATCTTCCAGATGATAAACCCCAGCAGTTGACTCGACCCCAGGAGCAGAGTACAGGAGACACTATGGGGAGAGATGCTGGTGTGTCCTTCAAG GCCTCTGACTTCCCTCACCACCCCCAGCCATCATTCCAGGAAAGACtgtga
- the ZWINT gene encoding ZW10 interactor isoform X4 gives MEAAETEAEAAALEVLTEVAGILEPVGLQEEAELPAKILVEFVVDSQKKDKLLCSQLQVVDFLQNILAQEDTAKGLDPLASEDTSRQKAIAAKEQWKELKATYREHVEAIKIGLTKALTQMEEAQRKRTQLQEAFEQLQAKKQVAMEKRRAAQNQWQLQQEKHLQHLAKVSAEGKLLFPEAEAQAENLPDDKPQQLTRPQEQSTGDTMGRDAGVSFKAVSLQPAGDANLP, from the exons ATGGAGGCGGCggagacagaggcagaagctgcagccCTAGA GGTCCTGACTGAGGTGGCAGGCATCCTGGAACCTGTAGGCCTGCAGGAGGAGGCAGAACTGCCAGCCAAGATCCTGGTTGAGTTTGTGGTG GACTCCCAGAAGAAAGATAAGCTGCTCTGCAGCCAGCTTCAGGTAGTGGACTTCCTGCAGAACATCCTGGCTCAGGAGGACACTGCTAAGGGTCTGGACCCCTTGGCTTCTGAAGACACGAGCC GACAGAAGGCAATTGCAGCTAAGGAACAATGGAAAGAGCTGAAGGCCACTTACAGGGAGCATGTAGAGGCCATCAAAATTGGCCTCACCAAGGCCCTGACTCAGATGGAGGAAGCCCAGAGGAAGCGGACACAACTCCAGGAAGCCTTTGAGCAGCTCCAGGCCAAG AAACAAGTGGCCATGGAGAAACGCAGAGCAGCCCAGAACCAGTGGCAGCTACAACAG GAGAAGCATCTGCAGCATCTGGCAAAGGTTTCTGCAGAG GGTAAGCTGTTGTTCCCTGAGGCTGAAGCTCAAGCAGAGAATCTTCCAGATGATAAACCCCAGCAGTTGACTCGACCCCAGGAGCAGAGTACAGGAGACACTATGGGGAGAGATGCTGGTGTGTCCTTCAAG GCTGTCAGTCTACAACCTGCTGGAGATGCAAATTTGCCATGA
- the ZWINT gene encoding ZW10 interactor isoform X2, with product MEAAETEAEAAALEVLTEVAGILEPVGLQEEAELPAKILVEFVVDSQKKDKLLCSQLQVVDFLQNILAQEDTAKGLDPLASEDTSRQKAIAAKEQWKELKATYREHVEAIKIGLTKALTQMEEAQRKRTQLQEAFEQLQAKKQVAMEKRRAAQNQWQLQQEKHLQHLAKVSAEVRERKTGTQQELEGVFQKLGNLKQQAEQEQDKLQRYQTFLQLLYTLQGKLLFPEAEAQAENLPDDKPQQLTRPQEQSTGDTMGRDAGVSFKAVSLQPAGDANLP from the exons ATGGAGGCGGCggagacagaggcagaagctgcagccCTAGA GGTCCTGACTGAGGTGGCAGGCATCCTGGAACCTGTAGGCCTGCAGGAGGAGGCAGAACTGCCAGCCAAGATCCTGGTTGAGTTTGTGGTG GACTCCCAGAAGAAAGATAAGCTGCTCTGCAGCCAGCTTCAGGTAGTGGACTTCCTGCAGAACATCCTGGCTCAGGAGGACACTGCTAAGGGTCTGGACCCCTTGGCTTCTGAAGACACGAGCC GACAGAAGGCAATTGCAGCTAAGGAACAATGGAAAGAGCTGAAGGCCACTTACAGGGAGCATGTAGAGGCCATCAAAATTGGCCTCACCAAGGCCCTGACTCAGATGGAGGAAGCCCAGAGGAAGCGGACACAACTCCAGGAAGCCTTTGAGCAGCTCCAGGCCAAG AAACAAGTGGCCATGGAGAAACGCAGAGCAGCCCAGAACCAGTGGCAGCTACAACAG GAGAAGCATCTGCAGCATCTGGCAAAGGTTTCTGCAGAGGTGAGGGAGCGTAAGACAGGGACTCAGCAGGAGCTTGAGGGGGTGTTTCAGAAACTTGGAAACCTGAAGCAGCAGGCAGAACAGGAGCAGGACAAGCTGCAGAG GTACCAGACCTTCCTCCAGCTTCTGTATACCCTGCAGGGTAAGCTGTTGTTCCCTGAGGCTGAAGCTCAAGCAGAGAATCTTCCAGATGATAAACCCCAGCAGTTGACTCGACCCCAGGAGCAGAGTACAGGAGACACTATGGGGAGAGATGCTGGTGTGTCCTTCAAG GCTGTCAGTCTACAACCTGCTGGAGATGCAAATTTGCCATGA
- the ZWINT gene encoding ZW10 interactor isoform X1, with amino-acid sequence MEAAETEAEAAALEVLTEVAGILEPVGLQEEAELPAKILVEFVVDSQKKDKLLCSQLQVVDFLQNILAQEDTAKGLDPLASEDTSRQKAIAAKEQWKELKATYREHVEAIKIGLTKALTQMEEAQRKRTQLQEAFEQLQAKKQVAMEKRRAAQNQWQLQQEKHLQHLAKVSAEVRERKTGTQQELEGVFQKLGNLKQQAEQEQDKLQRYQTFLQLLYTLQGKLLFPEAEAQAENLPDDKPQQLTRPQEQSTGDTMGRDAGVSFKASDFPHHPQPSFQERL; translated from the exons ATGGAGGCGGCggagacagaggcagaagctgcagccCTAGA GGTCCTGACTGAGGTGGCAGGCATCCTGGAACCTGTAGGCCTGCAGGAGGAGGCAGAACTGCCAGCCAAGATCCTGGTTGAGTTTGTGGTG GACTCCCAGAAGAAAGATAAGCTGCTCTGCAGCCAGCTTCAGGTAGTGGACTTCCTGCAGAACATCCTGGCTCAGGAGGACACTGCTAAGGGTCTGGACCCCTTGGCTTCTGAAGACACGAGCC GACAGAAGGCAATTGCAGCTAAGGAACAATGGAAAGAGCTGAAGGCCACTTACAGGGAGCATGTAGAGGCCATCAAAATTGGCCTCACCAAGGCCCTGACTCAGATGGAGGAAGCCCAGAGGAAGCGGACACAACTCCAGGAAGCCTTTGAGCAGCTCCAGGCCAAG AAACAAGTGGCCATGGAGAAACGCAGAGCAGCCCAGAACCAGTGGCAGCTACAACAG GAGAAGCATCTGCAGCATCTGGCAAAGGTTTCTGCAGAGGTGAGGGAGCGTAAGACAGGGACTCAGCAGGAGCTTGAGGGGGTGTTTCAGAAACTTGGAAACCTGAAGCAGCAGGCAGAACAGGAGCAGGACAAGCTGCAGAG GTACCAGACCTTCCTCCAGCTTCTGTATACCCTGCAGGGTAAGCTGTTGTTCCCTGAGGCTGAAGCTCAAGCAGAGAATCTTCCAGATGATAAACCCCAGCAGTTGACTCGACCCCAGGAGCAGAGTACAGGAGACACTATGGGGAGAGATGCTGGTGTGTCCTTCAAG GCCTCTGACTTCCCTCACCACCCCCAGCCATCATTCCAGGAAAGACtgtga